Proteins from one Desmodus rotundus isolate HL8 chromosome 9, HLdesRot8A.1, whole genome shotgun sequence genomic window:
- the KRT23 gene encoding keratin, type I cytoskeletal 23 — protein MNSSHRFSHIPSGSLHGTGGGWSWPGGFPRAPSVHGGAGGVRTSLSFASPSCLPPGGSWGSERGSSLLGGNGKVMMQNLNDRLASYLDKVRALEEANEKLESRILKWHQQRDPGQKQDYSQHEENISSLQEQIVDGKLSNARIILLIDNARMAVDDFSLKYENEHSFKKDLEIEVEALRKTLDDLTIVTTDLEQEVEGMRKELILMKKRHEQEMEEQHVPNDFKVNVKVDKTPGEDLVKILEDMRQEYELMMKKKHQELDAWYKEQSAALAQETTSPTAVQSNQSNIHELKRTFQALEIDLQAQHNRKSALENMLSETQSRYSCQLRDMQRIISHYEEELIQLHHDLEQQNSEHKVLLGIKTHLEKEIATYRQLLDGESQGTTEDSKPSVKESAAPKIKAITQESINGRIIHSQVKEIQKCA, from the exons ATGAACTCCAGCCACCGCTTCAGCCACATCCCCTCAGGCTCCCTCCATGGCACAGGAGGTGGCTGGAGCTGGCCAGGGGGCTTCCCCCGGGCTCCCAGTGTCCATGGGGGTGCCGGGGGGGTCCGCACCTCCCTTTCCTTCGCCTCGCCAAGCTGCCTGCCCCCTGGAGGGTCTTGGGGGTCGGAAAGAGGCAGTTCCCTCCTAGGCGGAAATGGGAAGGTAATGATGCAGAACCTCAACGACCGCCTGGCCTCCTATCTGGACAAGGTACGCGCCCTGGAGGAGGCCAACGAGAAGCTGGAAAGTCGCATCCTGAAATGGCATCAACAGAGAGATCCCGGCCAGAAGCAAGATTATTCCCAacatgaggaaaacatcagcagccTGCAAGAGCAG ATAGTGGACGGGAAGCTGAGCAACGCGCGGATCATCCTTCTCATCGACAACGCCAGGATGGCAGTGGACGACTTCAGCCTCAA GTATGAAAACGAACACTCCTTCAAGAAAGACTTGGAAATCGAAGTCGAGGCTCTCCGAAAGACCTTGGATGATCTGACCATCGTCACAACAGACCTGGAACAGGAAGTCGAGGGGATGAGAAAAGAGCTCATCCTCATGAAGAAGCGCCATGAGCAG GAAATGGAGGAACAGCATGTGCCAAATGACTTCAAGGTCAATGTGAAGGTGGATAAAACCCCAGGGGAAGATCTGGTTAAGATCCTGGAAGATATGAGGCAGGAATATGAGCTTATGATGAAGAAGAAGCATCAAGAACTGGATGCTTGGTATAAAGAGCAG tcagcagccctggcccaggagACCACCAGTCCAACTGCTGTGCAGAGCAACCAAAGTAACATCCATGAGCTGAAGCGCACTTTCCAGGCCCTGGAGATCGACTTGCAGGCCCAGCATAACAGG AAATCTGCTCTAGAAAACATGTTATCAGAGACCCAGTCTCGGTACTCCTGCCAGCTCCGGGACATGCAACGGATCATCTCCCACTATGAGGAGGAACTGATACAGCTGCACCACGACCTGGAGCAGCAGAACAGTGAACACAAGGTCCTTCTGGGCATCAAAACCCACCTGGAGAAGGAAATCGCCACCTACCGCCAGCTCCTTGATGGGGAGAGCCAAGG GACAACGGAGGACTCTAAGCCGAGTGTGAAAG AGTCTGCAGCTCCGAAGATCAAGGCCATCACACAGGAGAGCATCAATGGAAGAATCATTCATTCTCAAGTGAAGGAGATCCAGAAGTGTGCATGA